The following coding sequences lie in one Lacerta agilis isolate rLacAgi1 chromosome 4, rLacAgi1.pri, whole genome shotgun sequence genomic window:
- the LOC117044910 gene encoding olfactory receptor 51G2-like produces the protein MDLQNSSKPRPPVVWLTGFPGMESSHIWISIPFCSMYIISILGNAIILFIIKTDQSLHEPMYIFLSMLALTDLGLSLSTMPTTLGIFWFNARRVSLGACFTQLFFIHSLSFIESSILLAMAFDRLVAIRNPLRYASILTVPRISKMGLAFVFRGVALIFPLPFLLRRLQYCRANVLFHSVCMHPEVMKLACSDITVNSIYGMFVIVSTVGVDSLLILLSYIMILKTVLSIASRVERLKTLNTCVSHICAVLLFYMPMIGLSVIHRFGEDSPLLIRIFMGYVYLLVPPLMNPVVYSVKTKQIRARIIQIFSK, from the coding sequence ATGGATCTCCAAAACAGCAGCAAGCCCAGGCCACCGGTGGTCTGGCTTACTGGGTTCCCTGGCatggagtccagccacatctggattTCCATCCCATTCTGCTCCATGTACATCATTTCCATCTTGGGAAATGCCATTATTCTGTTCATTATCAAAACAGACCAAAGCCTCCACGAGCCCATGTACATTTTCCTCTCCATGCTTGCCCTGACAGACCTAGGCTTATCCCTCTCCACCATGCCTACCACCCTGGGCATCTTTTGGTTCAACGCCAGAAGAGTCAGCCTGGGTGCCTGTTTCACTCAGCTGTTCTTCATCCACTCGCTTTCCTTCATAGAATCCTCCATTCTCTTGGCCATGGCTTTTGACCGCCTCGTGGCCATCCGGAACCCTCTGAGATATGCCTCCATCTTAACTGTGCCAAGGATAAGCAAGATGGGGCTGGCCTTTGTGTTCAGAGGTGTGGCCCTGATTTTCCCACTGCCCTTCCTTCTCAGGAGGCTTCAGTACTGCCGGGCCAACGTCCTCTTCCACTCTGTCTGTATGCACCCAGAGGTGATGAAGCTGGCCTGCTCAGACATCACGGTCAACAGCATCTATGGGATGTTTGTCATCGTCTCCACGGTAGGCGTGGACTCGCTCCTGATCCTGCTGTCTTACATCATGATCCTCAAGACGGTCCTGAGCATCGCTTCGCGGGTGGAGCGCCTCAAGACCCTCAACACTTGCGTCTCCCACATCTGCGCCGTCTTGCTCTTCTACATGCCCATGATTGGCTTGTCTGTGATTCACAGGTTTGGGGAGGATTCTCCTCTCCTCATCCGCATTTTCATGGGGTATGTTTACCTGCTGGTGCCACCCTTAATGAACCCTGTTGTGTACAGTGTGAAAACAAAGCAGATTCGGGCCAGGATAATCCAGATATTCTCCAAGTGA